A DNA window from Treponema sp. J25 contains the following coding sequences:
- a CDS encoding PrsW family glutamic-type intramembrane protease produces the protein MVLSLILAFLPLVLYGGFLWQVWGKRGFPLLLMATGLGGGALLGSALLQELLPVPDLSVPWSMLYEKLIRSALIEELMRYLLTLLIVTQKKDTWRKQVFIGTGEVQNFLFWGLWGAFGGLVFATLETILYTLRFSGSLWVRLLPTSLIHGTCGALIGKGVYKEKGRGSFIFALAIHGLYNVLVGLPFFFSAIGVIFAVLVFFVFWLPLLKEVKK, from the coding sequence ATGGTACTAAGTCTGATACTAGCGTTCCTACCTCTTGTATTGTACGGGGGCTTTCTCTGGCAGGTATGGGGAAAGAGGGGGTTCCCGCTTCTTCTTATGGCTACGGGGCTCGGTGGGGGGGCGCTTCTGGGGAGCGCTCTCCTTCAGGAATTGCTTCCCGTCCCGGACCTTTCTGTTCCCTGGAGTATGCTCTATGAAAAGCTCATCCGTTCCGCTTTGATTGAGGAATTGATGCGTTATTTGCTGACTTTGCTGATTGTCACGCAGAAAAAGGATACCTGGAGAAAACAGGTTTTTATCGGTACCGGCGAAGTGCAGAATTTCCTCTTCTGGGGACTGTGGGGCGCCTTTGGGGGACTCGTTTTTGCTACCCTGGAAACTATTCTCTATACCCTGCGGTTTTCGGGGAGCCTCTGGGTGCGACTTCTTCCAACTTCCCTTATCCACGGGACCTGTGGGGCCTTGATAGGAAAGGGGGTATATAAAGAAAAAGGAAGGGGTTCCTTCATATTCGCCCTGGCTATTCATGGGTTGTACAATGTTCTCGTGGGGCTTCCCTTCTTTTTTTCTGCGATAGGGGTGATTTTTGCGGTTTTGGTCTTTTTTGTTTTCTGGCTACCCCTTTTAAAAGAAGTGAAAAAATAG